One genomic region from Drosophila subpulchrella strain 33 F10 #4 breed RU33 chromosome 2R, RU_Dsub_v1.1 Primary Assembly, whole genome shotgun sequence encodes:
- the LOC119551480 gene encoding protein preli-like, with protein MVVAASTCRTETVFEYSWKNVVVAYWNRYPNPSSTHVLTEDTIQREVRDGKLFSRRLLSKTNPVPKWGARFYNNLPVKIVEDSVLDPVKKTFTTFTRNLGMTKIMKVDEIVVYSEQHDGSTLAVRRAYISSQVFGFSRAIRAFGIERFKSNGNKATSGFNHVLRRMFPHSLVGGGHHQPALTSTTSAAELPVATTTAVVTSPGNHNNSGSLKSAAKVGYEFFKCHASKIAQLFSVKN; from the exons ATGGTCGTCGCAGCATCCACTTGTCGCACGGAGACGGTCTTCGAATACAGCTGGAAGAACGTGGTGGTCGCCTACTGGAATCGCTACCCGAATCCGTCCAGCACCCACGTCCTCACCGAGGACACTATCCAGAGGGAGGTGCGCGATGGGAAGCTCTTCTCGCGCCGCCTCCTGTCGAAAACCAATCCGGTGCCCAAGTGGGGAGCACGCTTCTACAACAATCTGCCGGTCAAGATTGTGGAGGACTCCGTGCTGGACCCGGTCAAGAAGACCTTCACCACATTCACCAGGAACCTGGGCATGACCAAGATCATG AAAGTCGACGAAATCGTTGTATACAGCGAGCAGCACGATGGTAGCACACTGGCAGTGCGAAGAGCCTACATCAGCTCCCAGGTGTTTGGATTCTCGCGGGCCATTCGTGCCTTCGGAATCGAGCGGTTCAAGTCCAATGGCAACAAGGCTACCAGCGGATTTAACCACGTCCTGCGACGCATGTTTCCGCACAGCCTGGTGGGTGGAGGACACCACCAGCCAGCACTGACGTCGACGACCTCAGCCGCGGAACTTCCTGTGGCCACCACCACCGCCGTAGTCACCTCACCCGGCAATCACAACAACTCAGGCAGTCTGAAGAGCGCTGCCAAAGTGGGCTACGAGTTCTTCAAGTGCCACGCCTCCAAGATTGCGCAACTCTTTTCTGTCAAGAACTGA
- the LOC119551371 gene encoding golgin subfamily A member 6-like protein 22 has product MEVVEFLTRTDRRNLKSQIGFQVAQRMREWYEDVDNRRWSLSLLLQKEALEADEKIAEMLQEQADEADRKRHEWIEMERLKREEAEKELVKVKKQQREIENSEAHRHMLTKEILLESKQAQLHQIEEKKALKRRQACVEILWQRVWQRLDESRAQQEQYELQLRNLIENRCQTQNLDRDRELKAQLAKEVFAEQRECSQALEIAAEMDVLKKQQDLKKVKDKRRQQLSDLQDQIKQNLMISAQQSQAHIREDLGSNILEDRQIYEELMEKRCARTHNRDWHQRYMTHTAEERAARKEEDRRLDRKYLGTGCVLSQQQKQPYGKEVR; this is encoded by the exons ATGGAGGTTGTGGAATTTCTCACCCGGACCGACCGACGGAACCTCAAATCCCAAATAGGATTTCAGGTGGCGCAAAGGATGCGAGAATGGTATGAGGATGTGGACAATCGCCGTTGGAGTCTCAGTCTCTTACTCCAAAAGGAGGCTTTGGAAGCGGATGAGAAGATTGCAGAAATGCTCCAGGAGCAAGCCGATGAGGCGGATCGAAAGCGGCACGAGTGGATCGAAATGGAGAGATTAAAAAGAGAGGAGGCCGAAAAGGAACTGGTCAAGGTTAAAAAGCAGCAAAGAGAGAT TGAAAACTCAGAGGCCCATCGTCATATGTTAACAAAGGAGATTCTTTTAGAATCAAAGCAAGCTCAGCTCCACCAAATCGAGGAGAAAAAGGCTTTGAAACGCCGTCAGGCCTGCGTAGAGATCCTTTGGCAGCGCGTGTGGCAGCGACTGGATGAAAGTAGAGCCCAGCAGGAGCAATATGAGCTGCAATTGAGGAACTTGATAGAAAACAGGTGCCAGACCCAAAATCTGGACAGGGATCGGGAGCTGAAGGCCCAGTTGGCCAAGGAGGTGTTTGCAGAGCAACGCGAATGCTCTCAGGC CCTGGAAATCGCTGCCGAGATGGATGTCCTCAAGAAACAACAGGACCTCAAGAAGGTAAAAGACAAACGGCGCCAGCAGCTCTCTGACTTGCAGGATCAGATCAAACAGAACCTGATGATCAGTGCCCAGCAATCGCAGGCCCATATACGTGAGGATTTGGGGAGCAACATACTCGAAGATCGACAGATTTACGAGGAGCTCATGGAGAAGCGTTGCGCCAGG ACCCACAATCGCGATTGGCACCAGCGCTATATGACACATACCGCTGAGGAGCGTGCCGCCCGAAAGGAAGAAGATCGGCGGCTGGACCGGAAATATCTGGGCACTGGGTGTGTGCTCAGCCAGCAGCAGAAGCAACCATATGGCAAAGAAGTGCGCTAA